In Candidatus Eisenbacteria bacterium, the genomic stretch CTCGGGCGGTGTGGACTCGAGCCTGCTCCTGCGGGTGACCCACGACGTGCTCGGCGAGGGCGCCCTCGGCGTGATCGGGCGCTCCGACTCCTACGCCCGCCGCGAGCTCGATCTCGCGCTGGCTCAGGCCAGCCAGTTCGGGGCGCGGGTCGAGATCGTGTCGACCGGAGAGCTGGCCGACCCCAGCTTCCGGAGCAACCCCGAAGACCGTTGCTATCACTGCAAGAGCGAGCTATATCGTGAGTTGCTCGTGGTCGGCGAGCGGTTCGGGGCGGCGGCGATCGTGGACGGGACGATCGCCGACGACCTCGGCGATTGGCGGCCCGGGATGCGCGCCGCCTCCGAGTCCGGCGTCCGCTCGCCGCTCGCGGAGCTGGGGTTCACCAAGGCCGACGTGCGGGCCGCCGCGGAGCATTACGGGCTCGCCAGCTCGGACAAGCCGGCGTCGCCCTGCCTGGCATCGCGGATCCCGTACGGGGTGGAGATCACCCGGGAGAAGCTGGAGATGGTCGAGCGTGCCGAGGAGCTGCTCCGGTCCCTGGGGTTCAGGGAGCTTCGCGTTCGCCATCACGAGGACCTGGCCCGGGTCGAAGTTCCCCTGGCCGAGCTGGACCGGGTGCTGGATCCGCCGACCCGGGAAGCCCTGATCGATGGCCTCAAGGCGTTGGGATATCGCTACATAACCCTGGATCTCGAGGGCTTCCGCTCGGGCAGCCTCAATCCCGGCCGGCCACCGGTCAAGAAAACGTAAGAAAAGCGGAACCGCGGGTTCGCCTGCTCAGGTAGAACGTTCGTGCCCATGGGTGGTGGCGATCCGCCCGCGGTGCTGGAGGAAGTGATGAGAGAGAG encodes the following:
- the larE gene encoding ATP-dependent sacrificial sulfur transferase LarE, producing MNPLVTIQEKPVRPLPDLDWRARLAHLKAWLAPLGKVVVAYSGGVDSSLLLRVTHDVLGEGALGVIGRSDSYARRELDLALAQASQFGARVEIVSTGELADPSFRSNPEDRCYHCKSELYRELLVVGERFGAAAIVDGTIADDLGDWRPGMRAASESGVRSPLAELGFTKADVRAAAEHYGLASSDKPASPCLASRIPYGVEITREKLEMVERAEELLRSLGFRELRVRHHEDLARVEVPLAELDRVLDPPTREALIDGLKALGYRYITLDLEGFRSGSLNPGRPPVKKT